The following coding sequences lie in one Amycolatopsis cihanbeyliensis genomic window:
- a CDS encoding helix-turn-helix domain-containing protein — protein MVRKPGALAEFLRARRALVRPEQVGLVPGAARQVPGLRREEVATLAGVSTDYYVHLEQGREKRPSTQILDALARVLQLDYDTHTYLRALAGPDRPVWRTDQDLGNTHRTHRALAGLLQQITAPAMLVTPWLEVTARNKPADALYDGLPLRDNLARMAFLDDAVTRFVEDPDQLAQCTVATLRAAAGPPPHTPQMIELIEELSLRSDRFRQLWARHDIHRKGSAVKHFHHPTAGRLTLHQHVMTLPDHPELQLWIYQAEPGSDSEHAL, from the coding sequence GTGGTGAGGAAACCGGGTGCCCTGGCGGAATTCCTGCGTGCGCGCCGCGCGCTCGTGCGCCCGGAGCAAGTCGGGCTCGTCCCCGGCGCGGCACGGCAGGTCCCGGGCCTACGCCGGGAAGAAGTCGCGACGCTGGCCGGCGTCAGCACCGACTATTACGTGCACCTGGAGCAGGGCCGCGAGAAACGCCCCTCGACTCAGATCCTGGACGCGCTGGCCCGGGTACTGCAGCTCGACTACGACACCCACACCTATCTACGCGCTCTCGCCGGTCCCGACAGACCTGTATGGAGAACGGACCAGGATCTCGGGAACACCCATCGCACCCATCGCGCCTTGGCAGGCCTGCTCCAGCAGATCACCGCCCCGGCGATGCTCGTCACCCCCTGGCTGGAGGTCACAGCCCGCAACAAGCCCGCCGATGCCCTCTACGACGGACTACCGCTACGTGACAACCTGGCACGGATGGCCTTCCTCGACGACGCGGTGACCCGCTTCGTCGAGGACCCCGACCAACTTGCCCAATGCACCGTCGCGACGCTGCGGGCTGCCGCCGGACCCCCACCCCACACGCCGCAGATGATCGAACTGATCGAGGAGCTGTCGCTACGCAGCGACAGGTTCCGTCAGCTGTGGGCCCGCCACGACATTCACCGCAAAGGCAGCGCAGTCAAACACTTTCACCATCCGACAGCAGGCCGGCTCACCCTTCACCAACACGTGATGACCCTTCCCGATCATCCCGAACTGCAGCTGTGGATCTACCAAGCTGAGCCGGGCTCCGACTCTGAACACGCCCTGTAG
- a CDS encoding nuclear transport factor 2 family protein, producing the protein MRGSLDQLLDEQEITRLLVAHCASIDDGRFAVTASLYADATWWICDGKPLHGTGAVTTFLNEDIILYAGLPRTRHMLATIDIEVDNDRATARSRSNVVVHQKIPDKPSRVIFQGRYLDTFHRVDGIWRWYERRMRADGEDDMSTHLRSATSPLET; encoded by the coding sequence ATGCGGGGATCACTCGATCAGCTGCTCGACGAGCAGGAGATCACCCGACTGCTGGTGGCACACTGCGCCAGCATCGACGACGGGCGCTTCGCCGTCACCGCGAGCCTCTACGCGGACGCGACCTGGTGGATCTGCGACGGTAAACCCCTCCACGGAACCGGAGCGGTCACCACCTTCTTGAACGAGGACATCATCCTCTACGCGGGACTGCCGCGTACTCGCCATATGCTGGCCACCATCGACATCGAGGTCGACAACGACCGTGCAACCGCCCGATCCCGGTCGAACGTCGTGGTGCACCAGAAGATTCCCGACAAACCATCCCGCGTCATTTTCCAAGGCCGGTACCTCGACACCTTCCACCGGGTCGATGGCATCTGGCGCTGGTACGAGCGCCGCATGCGAGCCGATGGCGAGGACGACATGAGCACGCACCTGCGCAGCGCGACCTCGCCGCTGGAAACGTGA
- a CDS encoding sugar phosphate isomerase/epimerase family protein — MTPTDIPSGRSAAVPTPVPGDPRLARLSLNQKTVDSLGVADAIALCVTAGLRSIGLWREPVRAFGVVETAKLVADAGLRVSSLCRGGFFTSADEEHWAAALADNKRAIEEAATLGADCLVLVAGGLPPGSRDLPSARGRVAEAIGRLVPFARAHRVRLALEPMHPIYTADRGVCATLAEALDLAEHFPVQDVGVVVDSFHVWWDPQLAEQVHRAGDRIAGVQLADWITPLPPDALLSRGMLGDGHIDLRGFIELTGHAGYRGDVEVEIFNADVWSADPHEVVATIRRRYVQHVA; from the coding sequence ATGACCCCGACCGATATCCCGTCCGGCCGGTCCGCGGCCGTACCCACACCCGTTCCGGGCGATCCGCGCCTGGCCAGGCTGTCGCTGAACCAGAAGACTGTCGACTCACTGGGCGTCGCCGATGCCATCGCCCTGTGTGTCACGGCCGGCCTGCGGTCCATCGGGCTCTGGCGCGAACCCGTCCGGGCTTTCGGTGTTGTCGAGACCGCGAAACTGGTCGCGGACGCCGGGCTGCGTGTGTCGTCGCTGTGCCGTGGCGGGTTTTTCACCTCAGCGGACGAGGAGCACTGGGCCGCAGCTTTGGCTGACAACAAACGAGCGATCGAGGAAGCCGCGACGCTGGGAGCCGATTGCCTGGTTCTCGTTGCCGGTGGCCTTCCCCCCGGCTCGCGTGATCTTCCCTCGGCCCGTGGTCGGGTCGCCGAGGCGATCGGGCGGTTGGTGCCGTTCGCCCGAGCGCATCGGGTACGGCTGGCGCTGGAGCCGATGCACCCCATCTACACCGCGGACCGCGGGGTGTGCGCCACCCTTGCCGAAGCGCTCGATCTCGCCGAGCATTTCCCGGTCCAGGATGTCGGCGTGGTCGTGGACTCCTTTCACGTCTGGTGGGATCCGCAGCTTGCCGAGCAGGTGCACAGGGCAGGTGATCGCATCGCCGGCGTGCAGCTGGCGGACTGGATCACCCCGCTGCCGCCGGACGCGCTGCTCTCCCGCGGCATGCTCGGCGACGGCCACATCGACCTGCGCGGATTCATCGAGCTCACCGGGCACGCCGGCTACCGCGGGGATGTCGAGGTGGAGATCTTCAACGCCGACGTGTGGTCGGCGGATCCGCACGAGGTCGTGGCCACCATCCGCCGCCGGTACGTCCAGCACGTGGCCTGA
- a CDS encoding NmrA family NAD(P)-binding protein, whose amino-acid sequence MFVVTGATGRTGRVVVDELLRAGRAVRAIGRSRQGLAPLEAVGAESFVAEPTDGPALADAFTGAEGVYVMVQPNYIPDSPDFPAHQRAIVDAMTAALSSAGVRRVVTLSSWGADKAAGTGPVAGLHHLEQQTNTLDAVVTHLRAGYFMENLLSQVESIHRAEVVAAPFDPDIAMPFIATADIGRAAAHSLLTPASASDILELQGERDLSMAEVTEVIGKIADLPQLRYVRQSVEEFAAAQRRAGVSQHVTSLMVEVVHAINSRHTATLQPRSPRTTTPTSIEAFVAETLGPQLQTALATDESPRGE is encoded by the coding sequence ATGTTCGTGGTGACAGGAGCGACCGGACGTACCGGGCGTGTGGTGGTCGACGAGCTACTTCGAGCGGGCCGCGCCGTGCGCGCGATCGGACGCAGCCGCCAAGGCCTGGCGCCGCTGGAGGCTGTCGGTGCGGAGTCGTTCGTGGCCGAACCGACTGACGGCCCCGCACTCGCTGACGCCTTTACCGGCGCCGAGGGTGTCTACGTGATGGTCCAGCCCAACTACATCCCGGACAGCCCGGACTTCCCTGCGCACCAGCGCGCCATCGTCGACGCCATGACCGCGGCGCTCTCGAGCGCCGGAGTCCGGCGGGTGGTGACCCTGAGCAGTTGGGGCGCGGACAAAGCAGCCGGCACCGGCCCGGTAGCCGGCCTGCACCACCTGGAGCAACAGACCAACACGCTCGACGCTGTAGTGACTCACCTGCGGGCCGGCTACTTCATGGAGAACCTGCTCAGCCAAGTCGAGAGCATCCACCGTGCCGAGGTCGTCGCCGCACCGTTCGATCCGGATATCGCGATGCCTTTCATCGCCACCGCCGACATCGGCCGGGCAGCTGCCCACAGCTTGCTCACCCCGGCCTCCGCGTCGGACATTCTCGAACTGCAGGGCGAACGTGACCTGAGCATGGCCGAGGTCACCGAGGTCATCGGCAAGATCGCTGATCTGCCGCAGCTACGCTACGTGCGACAGTCGGTCGAGGAATTCGCCGCGGCTCAGCGCCGCGCCGGAGTGTCACAGCACGTCACCAGCCTCATGGTCGAGGTCGTGCACGCGATCAACTCGCGGCACACCGCGACATTGCAGCCACGCTCGCCACGCACCACTACCCCGACCAGCATCGAAGCGTTTGTCGCCGAAACACTCGGGCCGCAGCTTCAGACGGCACTCGCCACCGACGAGAGCCCGCGGGGCGAGTAG
- a CDS encoding dihydrodipicolinate synthase family protein, producing the protein MTGIWLPDGDGELTLGPAADWTPPPAPPRSRVAFAAAHVVADPLGDNAPGASAAVDWDTTLAFRHHLWRQGLGVADVMDTAQRGMGLDWAATQELIRRSATEARSVGGLLAVGVGTDHLDPASVTSPDEVVDAYLTQLAVAEDAGARVVIMASRALARVARSAEDYLDVYRRVLTQASGPVILHWLGEAFDPALRGYWATTHRDDATVTFLRLCTELPERIDGVKVSLLDADHEIGLRRAMPPGVRVYTGDDFHYPELIHGDEHGHSDALLGILAGIAPVAAQALAALDAGDPARYDALLAPTVPLARHVFTAPTPYYKTGIAFLAWIAGLQPGFTMIGGLQSGRSVVHLARTFRLASRAGLLPDPELAVHRMKGLLSVAGIEVNSAAVSA; encoded by the coding sequence GTGACCGGCATCTGGCTGCCGGACGGAGACGGCGAGCTGACTCTCGGCCCCGCGGCGGACTGGACTCCCCCGCCCGCGCCGCCGCGCTCCCGCGTGGCTTTCGCCGCCGCGCACGTCGTGGCCGATCCGCTGGGCGACAACGCGCCCGGGGCATCCGCGGCGGTGGACTGGGACACGACACTGGCTTTCCGGCACCACCTGTGGCGCCAGGGTCTCGGTGTAGCGGACGTGATGGACACCGCGCAGCGCGGCATGGGGCTGGACTGGGCCGCCACCCAGGAGCTGATCCGACGCTCTGCCACGGAGGCTCGCTCGGTCGGTGGGCTACTGGCGGTCGGGGTCGGCACCGACCATCTCGACCCGGCTTCCGTCACGTCGCCGGACGAGGTCGTCGACGCCTACCTCACCCAACTCGCGGTGGCAGAGGACGCCGGGGCGCGCGTGGTCATCATGGCCAGCCGGGCCCTGGCGCGGGTCGCCCGAAGTGCCGAGGACTACCTCGACGTCTATCGCCGCGTCCTCACGCAGGCGTCCGGACCCGTGATCCTGCACTGGCTCGGCGAGGCCTTCGACCCCGCGCTGCGCGGATACTGGGCAACGACCCACCGTGACGACGCGACAGTCACGTTCCTGCGGTTGTGCACCGAACTGCCGGAGCGAATCGACGGTGTCAAGGTCTCCCTGCTCGACGCCGACCACGAGATCGGACTTCGCCGCGCCATGCCCCCTGGCGTGCGGGTCTACACCGGTGACGACTTCCATTACCCGGAGCTCATCCACGGCGACGAACACGGCCACTCGGATGCCCTGTTGGGTATCCTCGCGGGTATCGCGCCGGTCGCGGCGCAGGCCTTGGCCGCCCTCGACGCGGGTGACCCGGCACGGTACGACGCGCTGCTCGCGCCCACGGTCCCGCTCGCGCGGCATGTCTTCACGGCGCCAACGCCGTACTACAAGACCGGCATCGCCTTCCTGGCCTGGATCGCGGGCCTGCAGCCCGGCTTCACGATGATCGGGGGTCTACAGTCGGGGCGGAGTGTCGTCCACCTGGCACGCACGTTCCGGCTCGCGTCGCGGGCCGGGCTCCTGCCGGACCCGGAACTCGCCGTCCACCGCATGAAAGGGCTGTTGTCGGTCGCGGGTATCGAGGTCAACTCGGCGGCGGTGTCCGCATGA